A genomic segment from Pseudoduganella chitinolytica encodes:
- a CDS encoding O-linked N-acetylglucosamine transferase, SPINDLY family protein: MTSTAFTPDDVPPAARHHFELARLGQLPILDLFGAAHELTDAGRIDVAAGLYRTWLDHTASPAAFAVCFNYGVTLSTLKDDAAAETVYRRAIALNPQFVEARLNLGTLLERLGRPDEALATWQAILDEVTDPPVSNDPELHVQTLNNLGRLLEIQRRLPEAQEMLVRSLRLDPRQPNVLTHWVHLRQKLCEWPVYCGLDDVVTPEDMMNATAALAMLSGSPDPARQLAAAQRFVREKVNSDVPALSDDTGYAHERIRIGYLSSDFCSHAVSILTAELYELHDRQRVEVYAFSWSREDGSPLRARVVRAMDHYIRIDNLTDAEAAQRIRDCEIDVLIDLHGLTLGARPGILCYRAAPVQVTWLGLPGPTAVPGVDYVLSDRFVLPPELEPYFTEKPLHLPNCFQINDRQRAIGPRPDRAANGLPEGKLVFCSFNNAFKITPDVFGAWMRILQQVPDSVLWLVTDVPQTRANLLREAAAHGIGADRVLFAGRVFPAEYLARYQLADLFLDTAPFNGGTTASDALWAGLPVLTWAGHTFSSRMAGSLLHAVGLPELVTYTLDEYERTAVALARDPARLATLRARLAEGRDRSDLFDTPRFVRQLEDVLASVVRRPAGYRPPAVLPAAPTMLPPPTEPSVPQTGVLGLLRPNLTRLVEVGSAGLAPHWRTRHLRAHFTAIGSSADLLDGGDWCTGRVAQDIETLDLEQWHALRDTDCWLFVNTLERLRDPWGVLQRIRAQANGPVEVVACVSNAQYWEVQAGMVGGTLSYREGSILQPRQLRWFGRQSLADLLGSCGFRLMDMQVVTGAAPPDAVQHAIRQLAASIGAAPELALADAIPHQYIVRACAA, from the coding sequence ATGACTTCCACCGCCTTCACTCCGGACGACGTGCCGCCGGCGGCGCGGCACCACTTCGAGCTGGCCCGGCTGGGGCAGTTGCCGATCCTGGACCTGTTCGGTGCCGCGCACGAGCTGACCGATGCGGGCCGGATCGACGTGGCTGCCGGGTTGTACCGCACGTGGCTGGACCATACCGCCTCGCCGGCCGCGTTTGCCGTCTGCTTCAACTATGGCGTCACCCTCAGCACGCTGAAGGACGACGCGGCGGCGGAAACCGTCTACCGCCGGGCCATCGCGCTCAACCCGCAGTTCGTCGAGGCGCGCCTGAACCTGGGCACCCTGCTCGAACGCCTGGGCCGGCCGGACGAGGCGCTCGCCACGTGGCAGGCCATCCTCGACGAGGTGACCGACCCGCCCGTCAGCAACGATCCCGAGCTGCACGTGCAGACGCTGAACAACCTGGGCCGCCTGCTGGAGATCCAGCGCCGCCTGCCGGAAGCGCAGGAGATGCTGGTGCGCAGCCTGCGCCTCGACCCGCGCCAGCCCAACGTGCTGACCCACTGGGTGCACCTGCGCCAGAAACTGTGCGAGTGGCCCGTGTATTGCGGCCTGGACGACGTTGTCACGCCGGAAGACATGATGAACGCGACGGCGGCGCTGGCGATGCTGAGCGGCTCGCCCGACCCGGCGCGCCAGCTGGCCGCCGCGCAGCGCTTCGTGCGCGAGAAGGTGAACAGCGACGTGCCGGCGCTCAGCGACGACACGGGCTACGCGCACGAGCGCATCCGCATCGGCTACCTGTCCTCCGACTTCTGCTCGCATGCCGTGTCGATCCTCACCGCCGAGCTGTACGAGCTGCACGACCGCCAGCGCGTGGAGGTGTACGCGTTCAGCTGGAGCCGCGAGGACGGCTCGCCGCTGCGCGCCCGCGTGGTGCGGGCGATGGACCACTACATCCGCATCGACAACCTGACCGATGCCGAGGCGGCCCAGCGCATCCGCGATTGCGAGATCGACGTGCTGATCGACCTGCACGGCCTGACCCTGGGCGCCCGCCCCGGCATCCTGTGCTACCGCGCCGCGCCCGTGCAGGTCACGTGGCTCGGCCTGCCCGGCCCCACCGCCGTGCCGGGCGTCGACTACGTGCTGAGCGACCGCTTCGTGCTGCCCCCGGAACTGGAGCCGTACTTCACCGAGAAGCCGCTGCACCTCCCCAACTGCTTCCAGATCAACGACCGCCAGCGCGCCATCGGCCCGCGCCCGGACCGCGCGGCCAACGGCCTGCCGGAGGGCAAGCTGGTGTTCTGCAGTTTCAACAACGCGTTCAAGATCACGCCGGACGTGTTTGGCGCCTGGATGCGCATCCTGCAGCAGGTGCCGGACAGCGTGCTGTGGCTCGTCACGGACGTGCCGCAGACCCGCGCCAACCTGCTGCGCGAGGCCGCGGCGCACGGCATCGGCGCCGACCGCGTGCTGTTTGCCGGCCGCGTCTTCCCGGCTGAATATCTGGCGCGCTACCAGCTGGCCGACCTGTTCCTCGACACGGCCCCGTTCAACGGCGGCACCACGGCCAGCGATGCGCTGTGGGCGGGCCTGCCCGTGCTGACGTGGGCCGGCCACACCTTCAGCTCGCGCATGGCGGGCAGCCTGCTGCATGCCGTGGGCCTGCCGGAACTGGTCACCTATACGCTGGACGAATACGAACGCACGGCCGTCGCGCTGGCCCGCGACCCGGCCCGGCTGGCCACGCTGCGCGCGCGCCTGGCCGAGGGGCGCGACCGCAGCGACCTGTTCGACACGCCCCGCTTCGTGCGCCAGCTCGAGGACGTGCTGGCCAGCGTTGTGCGGCGCCCGGCCGGCTACCGGCCGCCGGCCGTGCTGCCGGCCGCGCCCACGATGCTGCCGCCACCGACCGAGCCGAGCGTGCCGCAGACGGGTGTGCTGGGCCTGCTGCGGCCGAACCTGACGCGCCTCGTCGAGGTGGGCAGCGCCGGCCTCGCGCCCCACTGGCGCACGCGCCACCTGCGCGCGCACTTCACGGCCATCGGCAGCAGCGCCGACCTGCTGGACGGCGGCGACTGGTGCACCGGGCGCGTGGCGCAAGACATCGAAACGCTCGACCTGGAACAATGGCATGCGCTGCGCGACACCGATTGCTGGCTGTTCGTCAATACGCTGGAGCGGCTGCGCGACCCGTGGGGCGTGCTGCAGCGCATCCGCGCGCAGGCCAACGGTCCTGTCGAGGTCGTGGCCTGCGTCAGCAACGCGCAGTACTGGGAAGTGCAGGCCGGCATGGTCGGCGGTACCCTGAGCTACCGCGAAGGCAGCATCCTGCAACCGCGCCAGCTGCGCTGGTTCGGCCGGCAATCGCTGGCCGACCTGCTGGGCAGCTGCGGCTTCCGGCTGATGGACATGCAGGTGGTGACGGGTGCCGCGCCGCCCGACGCCGTGCAGCACGCCATCCGCCAGCTGGCGGCCAGCATCGGCGCCGCGCCCGAGCTGGCGCTGGCCGACGCCATCCCCCATCAATACATCGTGCGCGCCTGCGCCGCCTGA
- a CDS encoding O-linked N-acetylglucosamine transferase, SPINDLY family protein — MNANPTSRAEALFRQAEHGSLPLPELFEGAQALVEQGAPQQAVRLYEQWLAHTRSPLAYAVWFNLAIAHSGIGNDTQAEGDYLKAIALNPDFIEARLNLGTLYERLGRPDDALATWNAILTDVRDLAAKQSLHVQTLNNIGRLLEIRRRLPEAETVLTQSLTIDPHQPNAITHWVHLRQKLCRWPVYQPFGAVTVEQLRRHTSALAMLGASADPAEQLAASRHFIEQKVKTDVAPLCDPAGYPHKRMRIGYLSSDLCSHAVSILTAELYELHDRSRVEVYAFSWSREDNSPLRARVVGAMDHYIRIDRMTDEEAARCIRSHEIDILVDLHGLTLGARAGILCWRPAPVQLTWLGFPGPTAIPGVDYVVADAFVLPPELEPYFTEQPLRMPHTFQINDRQRAIGPRPERAANGLPDDKFVFCSFNTNFKFTPDVFAAWMRILRRVPDSVLWIVADVADTRANLLREAEAHGIDGSRLLFAARVPPAEYLARFGLADLFLDTAPFNAGTTASDALWAGLPVLTWAGRTFCSRMAGSLLHAVGLPELVTHTLADYEEVAVALGTDRARMAALRQRLADNRDTSPLFDTPRFVRDYEDLLASVVRRPAGVPLRDDPDPIRTHAVPEPAAGQMSIQQSSMLALMRPGMHSVVEVGGTTLAQAWRARQPNSHFTGIGAHAATGGFATGVVPADPEQLDAATWQQLASAQCWLFPETLERLRDPWTFLQRLRREALGAVELVACVNNAQNWHMQSLLVSGNLHYQEGGVPDRRSLHLFTRASLAAMLRECGFAIVEMTAVNAHQPPPAVVEALRHLAAATGADALLAEQDALAYQYLLRAVAV, encoded by the coding sequence GTACGAACAATGGCTGGCCCATACCCGCTCGCCGCTCGCGTATGCCGTCTGGTTCAACCTGGCGATCGCCCACAGCGGCATCGGCAACGACACGCAGGCCGAAGGCGATTACCTCAAGGCCATCGCCCTCAATCCCGACTTCATCGAAGCACGCCTGAACCTGGGTACTCTTTACGAGCGCCTGGGCCGGCCGGACGACGCACTGGCCACGTGGAACGCGATCCTGACGGACGTGCGCGACCTGGCCGCCAAGCAGTCCTTGCACGTGCAAACGCTGAACAACATCGGGCGCCTGCTGGAGATCCGCCGCCGCCTGCCGGAAGCGGAAACGGTGCTGACGCAAAGCCTGACGATCGACCCGCACCAGCCCAACGCCATCACGCACTGGGTGCACCTGCGCCAGAAGCTGTGCCGCTGGCCCGTCTACCAGCCGTTCGGCGCGGTGACCGTGGAGCAGCTGCGCCGCCATACGTCGGCACTGGCCATGCTGGGCGCCTCGGCCGATCCGGCCGAACAGCTGGCGGCATCGCGCCACTTCATCGAGCAGAAGGTCAAGACCGACGTGGCGCCGCTGTGCGACCCCGCCGGCTACCCGCACAAGCGCATGCGCATCGGCTACCTGTCCTCCGACCTGTGCTCGCACGCGGTGTCGATCCTCACGGCCGAACTGTACGAGCTGCACGACCGCTCGCGCGTGGAGGTGTATGCGTTCAGCTGGAGCCGCGAGGACAATTCGCCGCTGCGTGCCCGCGTGGTGGGCGCGATGGACCACTACATCCGTATCGACCGCATGACGGACGAGGAAGCGGCCCGCTGCATCCGCTCGCACGAAATCGACATCCTGGTCGACCTGCACGGCCTGACCCTGGGCGCGCGCGCGGGCATCCTGTGCTGGCGCCCGGCGCCCGTGCAGCTGACGTGGCTGGGCTTCCCCGGCCCTACGGCGATTCCCGGCGTCGACTATGTCGTCGCCGATGCCTTCGTGTTGCCGCCGGAACTGGAGCCGTATTTCACCGAGCAGCCGTTGCGCATGCCGCACACGTTCCAGATCAACGACCGCCAGCGCGCCATCGGACCGCGTCCCGAGCGCGCCGCCAACGGCCTGCCGGACGACAAGTTCGTGTTCTGCTCCTTCAACACCAACTTCAAGTTCACGCCGGACGTGTTCGCGGCCTGGATGCGCATCCTGCGCCGCGTGCCGGACAGCGTGCTGTGGATCGTGGCCGACGTGGCGGACACCCGCGCCAACCTGCTGCGCGAGGCCGAGGCGCACGGCATCGACGGCAGCCGCCTGCTGTTTGCCGCGCGCGTGCCGCCGGCGGAATACCTGGCGCGCTTCGGGCTCGCCGACCTGTTCCTCGACACGGCACCGTTCAACGCCGGCACGACGGCCAGCGACGCGCTGTGGGCCGGCCTGCCCGTGCTGACATGGGCGGGCCGCACCTTCTGTTCGCGCATGGCGGGCAGCCTGCTGCATGCCGTCGGCCTGCCGGAGCTGGTCACGCATACGCTGGCCGACTACGAGGAAGTGGCCGTGGCGCTGGGCACGGATCGCGCGCGCATGGCCGCGCTGCGCCAGCGCCTGGCCGACAACCGCGACACCAGCCCCCTGTTCGACACGCCGCGCTTCGTGCGCGACTATGAAGACCTGCTGGCCAGCGTCGTCCGGCGTCCCGCCGGCGTGCCGCTGCGCGACGACCCGGACCCGATCCGCACGCATGCCGTGCCCGAACCGGCCGCTGGCCAGATGAGCATCCAGCAAAGCAGCATGCTGGCGCTGATGCGGCCCGGCATGCACAGCGTCGTCGAGGTGGGCGGCACCACGCTGGCGCAGGCCTGGCGGGCGCGCCAGCCGAACTCGCACTTCACCGGCATCGGCGCGCACGCCGCAACCGGCGGCTTTGCCACCGGCGTCGTGCCGGCCGATCCGGAGCAGCTGGACGCGGCCACGTGGCAGCAGCTGGCTTCCGCCCAGTGCTGGCTGTTCCCGGAAACGCTGGAGCGGCTGCGCGATCCGTGGACCTTCCTGCAGCGGCTGCGGCGCGAGGCGCTGGGCGCCGTCGAGCTGGTCGCCTGCGTCAACAACGCACAGAACTGGCACATGCAGTCGCTGCTCGTGTCGGGCAACCTGCACTACCAGGAAGGGGGCGTGCCGGACCGGCGCAGCCTGCACCTGTTCACCCGCGCGTCGCTGGCGGCGATGCTGCGCGAGTGCGGCTTCGCCATCGTCGAGATGACGGCCGTGAACGCGCACCAGCCGCCGCCGGCCGTGGTCGAGGCACTGCGCCACCTGGCCGCCGCGACCGGTGCCGATGCCCTGCTGGCCGAACAGGACGCGCTGGCGTACCAGTACCTGTTGCGTGCCGTGGCGGTCTGA